One genomic window of Sporosarcina ureae includes the following:
- a CDS encoding cryptochrome/photolyase family protein translates to MGKTIVWFRKDLRLHDHPALVEAAAHGEVLPVFILPETRYAASDWWLHHSLLEIIERFAKQQIQFVVRQGQPVEQLMKLLDESEADQLVFNELYDPESREAERIVAEACEERRVQVRSFQGSLLVAPDAIFNKTNQPYKVFTPFWKRLRQELIATPLATPELMPSTAELQSLPSDEWGLLSDVRWYDKLANHWQPGERAAMKCWETFRDCGLYDYLVGRDLPAQSSVSRMSPYLAWGNVSVRSLWHGALVAAEDVGDQQVEAFIRQLAWRDFDNYQLLYFPEMLTKPVRPEFEKFPWQLADDQLEAWKTGRTGYPLVDAGMRELWETGYMHNRVRMVVASFLIKHLLIDWREGMEWFEETLVDLDLANNAMGWQWVAGSGFDASPYFRVFNPILQAKKFDEEARYIKKWLPELTDMPVKYVFQPAEAPNDVLESAGVTIGTSYPAPIVDHQAARARALAAYDTCKNS, encoded by the coding sequence GTGGGTAAAACAATAGTTTGGTTCCGAAAAGATTTACGTTTGCATGATCATCCTGCATTGGTGGAGGCGGCAGCGCATGGTGAAGTGTTGCCCGTTTTCATTTTGCCAGAAACGCGCTATGCAGCATCCGATTGGTGGCTGCATCACAGCTTGCTGGAAATAATCGAACGCTTTGCGAAGCAACAAATTCAGTTCGTGGTGCGTCAAGGGCAACCTGTCGAACAGCTGATGAAGTTGCTAGATGAAAGCGAAGCCGATCAGCTTGTGTTCAATGAATTATATGATCCCGAAAGCCGGGAAGCAGAACGTATAGTAGCGGAGGCTTGTGAGGAAAGACGTGTTCAAGTGCGTTCATTCCAAGGGTCATTACTCGTTGCGCCTGATGCGATTTTCAATAAAACCAATCAGCCGTATAAAGTATTTACACCGTTTTGGAAGAGACTGCGACAAGAACTGATAGCGACACCGCTCGCGACTCCTGAACTCATGCCGTCTACTGCTGAACTTCAGTCATTGCCTTCCGATGAATGGGGTTTGTTATCGGATGTTCGTTGGTATGACAAGCTCGCAAATCATTGGCAACCTGGAGAAAGAGCCGCGATGAAGTGTTGGGAAACGTTCCGAGACTGTGGCTTGTACGATTATTTAGTAGGACGGGATCTCCCCGCCCAATCTAGTGTTTCACGAATGTCGCCTTACTTGGCTTGGGGGAATGTAAGTGTACGTTCGCTATGGCACGGCGCGTTAGTTGCAGCGGAAGACGTCGGTGATCAACAAGTGGAAGCGTTTATTCGCCAATTGGCGTGGCGGGATTTCGATAATTACCAGCTACTGTACTTTCCAGAGATGTTGACGAAACCTGTGCGACCAGAGTTTGAAAAATTTCCGTGGCAACTAGCTGATGATCAGCTGGAGGCTTGGAAAACAGGACGTACCGGTTATCCGTTAGTCGATGCCGGAATGCGTGAATTATGGGAAACAGGCTATATGCATAACCGTGTGCGAATGGTCGTAGCTTCCTTTTTGATTAAACATTTATTGATCGACTGGCGTGAAGGTATGGAGTGGTTTGAAGAGACGCTGGTGGATTTGGATCTAGCGAACAACGCGATGGGATGGCAATGGGTGGCGGGCAGCGGTTTTGATGCTTCGCCGTACTTTAGGGTGTTTAACCCAATCCTTCAGGCCAAGAAATTTGATGAAGAGGCGCGGTATATAAAAAAATGGCTGCCCGAGTTGACGGACATGCCAGTAAAGTATGTATTTCAACCGGCAGAAGCACCGAATGATGTCTTGGAATCAGCAGGAGTAACGATTGGTACATCCTATCCGGCTCCGATTGTGGACCACCAAGCTGCCCGTGCCCGTGCATTGGCAGCGTATGATACATGTAAAAATTCTTAA
- a CDS encoding MerR family transcriptional regulator, translating to MKPSSEAPTYTIKQVADQTGLSRQVLRKWEERYDIVIPQRLDNGYRIYHDEDIRLFLLMKRYAEDGFALSQAAEMAKSQKNSTLPLNPENTYVEDTLSDLLRHGKNCDELELNFSLQAAYHRLGLEHYLQQIVIPFLQEVGDLWASGEWDEYQEALSSLVVRDQLVQLRRNFQYREDSPILLGACLPNESHEIPVHIFLLQLMLKGWRTAMIGSSPAPGAIQSLIEKIKPVKVLLSASTTFPFEENPQMIQELDEFAGQHPHTEFYLGGYGAFIWADRLNLQHIHLLESIDEI from the coding sequence TTGAAGCCATCATCTGAAGCCCCTACGTATACAATTAAACAGGTTGCAGATCAAACAGGCTTGTCGCGGCAAGTTTTGAGGAAGTGGGAAGAACGTTATGACATCGTTATTCCACAGCGACTAGATAATGGCTATCGAATTTATCACGACGAGGATATCCGGTTATTTTTGCTGATGAAACGTTACGCAGAAGATGGTTTTGCGCTATCGCAAGCAGCCGAAATGGCGAAATCCCAGAAAAACTCCACACTTCCATTGAATCCAGAAAATACGTATGTAGAGGATACATTGAGCGACTTATTACGCCACGGTAAAAATTGTGATGAGCTAGAATTAAACTTCTCCTTGCAAGCCGCCTATCATCGATTAGGACTTGAACATTATCTTCAGCAAATCGTCATTCCATTTTTGCAGGAAGTAGGCGATCTCTGGGCAAGTGGTGAATGGGACGAATATCAAGAAGCCTTGTCGAGTCTGGTTGTACGCGATCAACTCGTCCAGCTACGGCGCAACTTCCAATACCGAGAAGACTCGCCCATACTGCTTGGCGCTTGCCTCCCTAACGAATCACATGAAATTCCGGTGCATATTTTTTTACTGCAACTGATGCTAAAAGGTTGGCGTACAGCGATGATTGGATCATCGCCGGCTCCGGGCGCGATCCAGTCTCTTATAGAAAAGATCAAGCCTGTCAAAGTGTTGCTGTCGGCATCCACTACGTTTCCATTTGAAGAGAATCCACAGATGATACAAGAGTTAGACGAGTTTGCAGGCCAACATCCTCATACCGAATTTTATCTAGGTGGATACGGAGCGTTCATTTGGGCTGACCGGCTGAATTTACAACATATTCATCTGCTTGAATCTATCGATGAAATTTAA